The nucleotide window GCCCCATGCGCCTAGCGTTGGGTTTTCCCAGTTGTCTTCTACGAAACGGATGTCGTGTACAAGTGGGTCAATACCAAGAACTTCAAGGGAACCAAGGTACAACTCTTGGATATTGTCTGGCGATGGTTTTAGCGCTACTTGGAATTGGTAGTAGTGCTGAAGACGGTTAGGGTTTTCACCATAACGGCCATCAGTAGGACGACGTGAAGGTTGTACATAAGCTGTCGACATTGGCTCTGGGCCAAGCGCTCGTAGACAGGTCATTGGGTGAGAGGTACCCGCACCCACTTCCATATCTAGCGGTTGAACAATGGTACAACCATTTTGAGCCCAATAATCCTGCAGCGCGAGGATCATTCCCTGGAAGGTTTTGATATCGTATTTTTGCATAAGTCAGGTTCGCGCGATTCTCTTGTTACTCGCTAGTTCGCTGTCAGTGCTGGGTTTTACAACGCTAACAAGGGCGATAAGGAGTAATTACGGTTGAATAAATTAACAATCTAGTATACCCAGATATTGAGCATGGGAGTAGAGCTAATCTTGATTAATTCGTGGGCGGTTTTCTCCTTTAAGGAATTTTTACCGCGTTATCTGCTGTATTTTTCTTAAAAGGGAGTTTTCTGCTGCTTTGATGCTTGAGATGCATAACAAGGTTGGCTAGAATTGCGCCAGTCTTTGGGGAGTAGCTTACCCGATGGAGTTTCCTATCCATCTGGTTCGTTCGTCAACATAATTGGTGCAAAATCACCATGGCGCTCGAGACTCGAAGCCTTTCGAGTTTAGCAAGACCTTAGATAAATCATCACGAACCGGGGTGGGGCGTGAGGTTTGTCTACGGTTAAATATAATAATCCCTGCCCCAAAGAGCATGTCGTGAGCGTTTTAGCTATTTCAATTACTACTGTCGCGTTAGCAGAAATTGGCGATAAGACCCAATTGCTTTCGTTGTTACTTGCCAGTCGATACCGTAAACCGGTTCCTATTATTGCAGCCATCTTTTTAGCCACTATTGCTAACCACGCTTTAGCTGCATGGTTAGGTGTCGTTGTCGCCGACTATTTGTCTCCTGAAGTTTTAAAGTGGGTGCTGGTGGTCAGTTTTGTTGCCATGGCGGCTTGGATTCTGGTTCCAGATAAACTTGATGACGATGAAGAAATCTCCAACCGCGGCCCGTTTATTGCCAGTTTTATTGCCTTTTTTGTCGCTGAGATTGGAGACAAAACTCAGATCGCCACCTCTATTCTGGGCGCGCAGTACGCTGATGCCTTGAGTTGGGTAATTTTAGGCACGACGATAGGTATGTTACTGGCGAATGTGCCTGTGGTTCTGATCGGTAAACTATCTGCGGATAGAATACCTTTGGATTTTATACGTAAAGTAACCGCCTTTTTGTTCGTCTTGTTGGCGATTGGTGCAGCATTTTTCTAATTTGAACAATGTGGGTTAAGCGAACTATATAGGGTTATTTTGCCCCGAAACGTCGTTGAAAATGTGGTTAACTCTCAATAAGTAGCGAATTCGTGGCTTAGCTCAAACTCTGGCTTAAAATCGTTCAGTAGCGTGACGAGAGGCATATTCGTGTCATACTTGTCATGGTAATTTAATAGCGGTAATGATGGCGAGAGGGCAAGTTTATGCTTACACGTTACATGGGGATGACCCCAAAGAGTCAGAGTTATTTATTCACTTTTGGTTTAGCACTGTGTTTGTTGGCTTTGGTGTTGACCGACATGTGGTTACCGATTGTCGCAGGAACTTTCATACTCACCGGGTTAACGGTAGAGGCGTGGATTCGGGTTGAGCATATTATTCCGATGCATGAAGAAATGCGGGCGATGAAAAAACAGATCAATAAGTTACAGTCAGAACTTCGCACCTTGGAATATGACGAATAGACAAACGGCAGCCTAATTGGCTGCCGTTTTTAATTATTCCAAACCTTTCTTGATCAGGTACTGGTAGGGTAAGTGCTCTGTTTGTGCCGCTATCAATTCATGATCCATAAATCGGCAGAAGCTCGGAATATCTCGAGTTGTGGATGGGTCGTCCGCTTTGACCAGCAAAATTTCACCATCTTGCATGTTGCGAATTGTCTTCCTGACCATCATCACTGGCTCTGGACAGCGCAGTCCCTCTGCTTCTAACGTCTTGGTTGCCAGTTCAGGATTAAAGCTCATAGTGTGACTCTCGTAGCTAACTTAGCGATGAATTTTACGTTCGTGGAAAAAATATTCAATAACCACTTGGCAAACTGTTATTTTTGTTTTACCTTAAATTAACAAATTGGTAACAAGTGGTAAGGGGGAAGGCTATGCTAACAGCTTTAGACAGACTAACGATTTATTCTGTTCTGTGCTTAATCTCGTTTTGTGCCTTAGTGCTCAGAACTCCAGCTGAAACCTCACTCATGCCTTTGGTGGGTGTGATTGCAACGATTTTGGGTATTTTAATTGAGATGAACAAATGGTCTGATGTATCAGAGCGAGAACATTAGTATCACTTTACTCAACCAGAATATTTTGATTTCAACATCTTGTTTTTACCAACACTTCATTCCGACACTATCCCCATTTTTTCTTGGGCTTCCCCGCTGAAAGGCGGGATTTTTTTTGCCTGAAGAGTACAATTTAACGAAATCCCTGCATAGTACGTGGTCATTGTGGAATTAGAAGACATTTATCGTCGAGATCTGAATTTATTGGTCGCATTACGCGTGCTGATTGAAGAAAGCAGTGTTAGTAAGGCAGCTACTCGGCTGAATTTAAGCCAGTCGGCGATGAGTCGAGTGCTTGGACGATTACGTGACTTATTAGGCGATCCTCTTTTCACTCGTCAGGGGCAGCACTTGATTCCGACGCAAAAGGCGCTGGAAATTGATCGCTCACTGGGAGAGCCGTTAGAGTCGCTGCGCCAATTGCTTTCACCTATTGAGTTTGATCCGTTGCATTGCGACCAGACTTTTACTATCGCCACGACAGATTACGCCATGCAGACCATCTTGCCTTTTGCCTTGCCGCGTATTTATCAGGAAGCGCCTAATGTGTCGTTTAACTTCCTGCCATTGCAGCACGACAGGCTGTCTGATCAACTGACCTATGAAGGCGCTGATCTCGCCATCTGCCGACCGACCGGCCCCATAGCGCCACTGCGCAGTGAAATACTAGGCCGGGTTGGTGTGCTGTGTTTATTGTCGAAGCAGCACCCGCTGGCAGATAAAGAGATGAATCTCGAAGATTATTTGCGGCATCCACATGCAATGATTGCGATCAGTGATGGGGTAAATGCGCTGATCGAGCAAGCTCTGACTGATAAGCCACAGCGCAAAATGGTGCTGCGTGCTTACCATCTTGAAGCTGCACTGGCGATTGTCGATACGCTGCCGATTATTATCACGGTTCCGGCTGATTTAGCGTATTTGGTAGCGGATCGCTACGACCTGATGGTGAAACCTTTACCGTTTGAATTTACCCCGTTTGACTACTCGATGATCTGGCATGCGCGTTGTGAGCATTCACCGGCACAAGAATGGCTGAGAGGGATAGTGAAAGAAGAGTGCGGACGTTTGATTGCCAAGCGCATCGAAGATATGGGGTTAGGCTGATCAAAAAGAGCCAGCAATGCCGGCTCTTAATCTGTCTAATTTGTGATTGTAGAGCTTAAAGCTTAATAACCACACGACCAGTGACTTGGCCATTCGTGATGTCTTCGGCGTACTTCGGCGCTTCTGCCAGTTCGACTTCGGTACAAGCTTGATCAAAGTAGCTATCAGGCAGTATCTCAACCAGCTTTTCCCATGCGGCGATACGTTTTTCAGTTGGACACATAACAGAGTCCACGCCTTGGAGTCTTACATTACGCAGGATAAATGGCATCACAGTGGTTGGCAGGTCAAAGCCACCTGCTAAGCCACATGCTGCGACTGCGCCGTTGTAATCCATTTGTGCCAGCACTTTAGCCAGCACTTTGCTGCCGACAGTATCAACGGCACCTGCCCAGATTTGTTTCTCAAGTGGTCGAGCCGGTTCTTCAAACTCAACGCGGTCGATGATGCGACTTGCGCCCAGTTTTTCTAACAGTGGGCCGTTTTGTTCTACGCGACCAGTGACGGCCGCGACTTTGTAACCCAGTTGCGCTAACAAGGCCACAGCGACTGAGCCTACGCCACCACTGGCGCCAGTAACAAGGATTTCGCCTGCTTCTGGTTTGATATCAGCATCAAGCAGCGCCTGAACACACAGCATTGCGGTAAAGCCAGCAGTACCAACCATCATTGCCTTTTTGCTGTCTAGCCCTTCTGGCAGAGGTACTAACCAATCGGCTTTCAAACGAGCACGCTGTGCCATACCACCCCAGTGATTTTCACCCACGCCCCAGCCTGTCAGTACCACTTTGTCACCAGCCTGGTAGCGTCCATCTTCAGAGCTCACCACGGTACCAGCGAGGTCAATGCCCGGAACCATTGGGAAGTTACGGATGATTTTACCTTTGCCCGTAATCGCCAAACCGTCTTTGTAGTTTAACGATGAGTAGTCAACGTCAATCAGGACGTCACCTTCAGGAAGTTGGGTTTCATCAATTTGTTCGATGTTGGCGATAGTACGTTTGTCTTCTTGGTTTAGAACTAGAGCATTAAACATGAGGTTCTCCGAGTGTGCGGTAGTGTGACTGAGATGCCACAGCAGCAAGATATTAACTGCCTCTAAGTGTATGTCTTGTTTAGTTATGAATAAAATGAAAGATCATCATTTAATCTATTCGTTTAGTGCATAGATCTCTGATAAAAACTTAAAAATAAAGGGCGACACAGGATGTCGCCCTTAAGTCTAATACTAAATGACTTTAGCATCGGTGCATTTCATCAGGATGCCGAGTGGATCACTGTGTTGTTCAAAGACCTAAGGTCTCTCAAAAACAGTCGCGATACCCTGACCAAGACCGATACACATGGTCGCAAGGCCGTATTTCGCGTCTTTTGCTTCCATTAGGTTGATCAGCGTCGTAGAGATACGAGAGCCAGAACAGCCGAGTGGGTGACCCAAAGCGATTGCGCCGCCATTCAGGTTCACTTTTTCGTCCATCACATCAAGCAGACCCAGGTCTTTAGCACATGGTAGTGATTGTGCTGCGAACGCTTCATTTAGCTCGACTACGTCCATATCTTCGATAGACAGACCTGCACGTTTTAGCGCTTTTTGTGTTGCTGGTACCGGACCGTAACCCATGATTGACGGATCGCAGCCTGCAACCGCCATACCTTTAATACGCGCACGAATCTTCAGGCCAAGCTCGTTGGCTTTTTCTTCACTCATGATCAGCATTGCTGATGCGCCATCTGACAGAGCAGAAGACGTACCTGCCGTCACAGTACCATTTGCCGGGTCGAATACCGGACGAAGTTGAGACAGGCCTTCGACTGACGTTTCTGGACGGATAACTTCATCGTAATCCAGAGTAAATAGTGTGCCGTCTGCAGCATGACCTTCGATAGGTAAGATTTCGTTCTTAAAGCGACCTTCTAGTGTTGCTGCATGAGCACGAGCATGGGAGCGCGCGGCAAATTCATCTTGTTGCTCACGGCTAATACCGTGCAGTTTACCCAGCATTTCGGCTGTTAAGCCCATCATACCCGCCGCTTTTGCTACGTTCTTTGCCATACCCGGGTGGAAATCTACACCGTGGTTCATTGGTACGTGACCCATGTGTTCAACACCACCAATTAGGCAGATCTCGGCATCGCCAGTCATAATGGCACGTGTACCGTCATGCAGTGCCTGCATGGATGAACCACACAAACGGTTTACGGTAACCGCACTAATTTCAATTGGCAAGCCAGCCAACAGCGCTGCGTTACGTGCCACATTAAAGCCTTGTTCCAGCGTTTGTTGTACACAGCCCCAGTAGATGTCTTCGATCTCACTTGGGTTAACTTGCGGGTTACGCGCCAGAATGCCTTTCATCAGTTGTGCAGAAAGATCTTCTGCTCGAGTATTACGGAAAGCGCCACCTTTAGAGCGACCCATTGGGGTACGTAGACAATCTACTACGACAACATTTCTTGTTTGATTAGTCATTTTGGGAATCCCTCCTTAGATAGAACCTTGCTGTTGTGCGCCGTAGAAGGTCTCGCCTTTGGCTGCCATATCAATCAGCATTTGCGGTACGTGGTACATCGCGCCTAGTTCAGCGTGTTGTTTTGCTGTTTCGATGTATTCAGCAATACCAACGCTGTCTAGGTAGCGGAACACACCGCCGCGGAATGGAGGGAAGCCCAGACCGTAAACCAGAGCCATATCCGCTTCTTGTGGAGTGGCGATAATGCCTTCCTGTAGACACAGCACCACTTCGTTGATCATCGGAATCATCATACGTTGGATGATGGTTTGCTCGTCGAAGTCTTGTTTGTCTGCACACACGTCAGCCAGTAGCGGTAAGATCTCTTCAGAGAAGGTCTTCTTCGGCTTACCTTTCTTATCAACAGAGTAGCTGTAGAAGCCGCTGCCGTTTTTCTGACCAAATTTATTAGCCTCGAACAAGGTATCAATGGCATCGCGGCCTTGCTTGCCCATACGCTCTGGGAAGCCTTCAGCCATGACGGATTGTGCGTGGTGAGCGGTATCGATACCTACCACGTCAAGCAAGTATGCCGGACCCATTGGCCAACCAAACTTGCGTTCCATGATTTTGTCGATTTGCGTGAAGTCAGCGCCGTCACGAAGTAGCATGCTGAAACCACCAAAGTACGGGAACAGTACGCGGTTTACGAAGAATCCAGGGCAATCATTAACGACGATTGGTGATTTACCCATTTTCGCTGCGTAAGCCACAACACGGTTGATGGTTTCATCTGACGTTTTTTCACCACGGATGATCTCAACTAACGGCATACGATGCACAGGGTTAAAGAAGTGCATACCACAGAAGTTTTCTGGGCGTTGTAGTGACTGAGCCAAGACATTGATTGGAATGGTCGATGTGTTCGACGTGATAACCGTATCTTCGCCAACGTTTTGCTCGACTTCGCTAAGTACCGCAGATTTTACTTTCGGGTTCTCAACCACGGCTTCGACAATCACATCTGAGTTTTCGATGCCAGCGTAGTGCAAGCTTGGAGTAATAGACGCGAGGATACCCGCCATCTTGAAACCGTCAAGACGACCCGTTGCAAGACGCTTATTCAGCAGTTTTGACGCTTCGTTCATGCCCAAATCTAATGAGGCTTGAGCGATGTCTTTCATCAGTACAGGCACACCTTTCAGTGCAGATTGGTAAGCGATACCGCCACCCATGATACCTGCGCCAAGGACTGCTGCACGTTTAGTGTCTTTGTTTGCTGATTTTGCCGCTTTTTTAGCGATGCCTTTAATGTACTGATCGCTAAGGAACAGACCAACCAGTGATTTCGCTTCTTCTGATTTTGCCAGTTTAACGAAGTGCTTACGTTCAACATCCAGCGCTTCATTACGTGCAAATCGAGCGCCTTCTTCAATAGTAAGGACTGATGTTATTGGTGCTGGGTAGTGTGGGCCCGCTTTTTGTGCCACCAGGCCTTTTGCCATCGTGAAGCTCATCATCGACTCTAGCTTGCTTAGCGTTAGTGGTGATGTCTTTTGTTTGCGGCGAGCTTGCCAATCAAGTTTTTCGTTGATTGCAGATGTCAGTGTTTGCAGAGCGGATGCATGTAGAGAGTCTGAATCGACAACCGCATCTAACAGGCCAAGTTTTAGTGCTTCATCAGCACGGAGCGCTTTACCTTGTGTAATGATTTCCATCGCGTTATCAGCGCCGATAACACGAGGCAGGCGTACACAGCCACCAAAGCCTGGCATGATACCAAGTTTGGTTTCTGGCAGACCAATGCTGGTGGTTTTGTCACCGATACGCATGTCTGTTGCCAATACACACTCACAGCCACCACCAAGAGCATGGCCTTTGATGACAGAGATGGTTGGTACTGGTAGATCTTCAAGTTTATTGAAGATGCTGTTGGCGAATTGTAGCCACTGATCCAGCTCGGCATCAGTCTTAGCAAACAGGCCTAAGAATTCAGTAATGTCTGCACCTACAATGAACGCATCTTTATCTGAAGTCAGCATTACGCCTTTCAGACCTTGGTGTGCGATAAGTGCATCAAGGGCTTTGTCTAGTGACTCAAGCGTCGCTAAATCAAGTTTATTTACGGATTTTGGCGAGCAGAAACTCAGCTCTGCAATACCATCCTGTATTTCCTTTACCTGTAGGGTTTCGGCTTGGTAAATCATTGTCTATCTCCATGACATACAATCTGGGATTGTCTGTATACCTATTTAAATGGTGCTCTTCCTCGTATAAATAGCCTTGAATAAATAGGTATCGAGGAAGTGTTTTATTCTAATTCTGGCTTGACCATTGATGTTAGTTTTGATCGGTGGATGTTTAATTTCAATGCATTTTTCAAACAAGTGTTTAACATTGTGCGCTGGGACAGATCTTATGCGACTTGTAAATCCCACTCGTGGTAGACTTCAGGCAAAGAGACAAGCGACCTAATGCTATGAATGACCTGCCTTATTTGATTCCTGCACAACCGACTCAATTTGAAGACGAGATCAAAAAGAGTGTGTTTATTACTTATCTTGCCCATACGCCAAGTGTCGAAGCGGCTAAAGCGTTTGTGGAGCAAGTAAAAACAAAACACGCGGATGCGAGACACAATTGCTGGGGATTTGTCGCCGGAAGACCAGAAGACTCGATGAAGTGGGGCTTTAGTGACGATGGCGAACCGTCTGGAACGGCAGGTAAACCTATTCTCGCGCAGCTCTCTGGCTCAGGGGTTGGAGAAATTACGGCGGTTGTCACCCGTTACTCAGGCGGTATCAAATTAGGCACGGGTGGTTTAGTGAAGGCCTATGGTGGTGGTGTACAACAAGCACTCAGGCAGCTTCAAACTATTGAGAAAAAAATAACCACAAAGCTCAGACTAGCGTTAGACTATGGGTTTATGCCTATCGCACAGTCTATTATGCCTCAGTTTGGGGCGGTTGAAGTTGATGCTGAATACAGCGATCAGGTCGTGCTGGTGGTAGAAATTGAGCTTCGTGAAGTGAGCGGATTTACCCAAGCTATCATTAATAAAAGTGGGGCGAAGGCAATTATTACCCCACTAGACGGAAAATAATGAAAAACAGTAAGCGACAGGGACAGCTTCGCTAGTCAATCAATCCATGCAATTTCGTTCAATTATTCGTATCGTCGGGCTATTGCTCGCGCTTTTTAGTGTCACAATGCTCGCACCTGCGCTTGTCGCGCTGACTTACCGAGATGGCGCTGGTGTGCCTTTTGTCACGACCTTTTTTGTTCTGCTGTTTTGCGGGGCAGTGTGCTGGTTTCCGAACCGCAGGCATAAGCATGAGCTAAAAGCGCGTGACGGTTTCCTTATCGTAGTCTTATTCTGGACAGTATTGGGTAGTGCGGGCTCTATTCCTTTTTTGATCGCTGATAATCCCAATATATCGGTAACGGACGCTTTCTTTGAGTCATTTTCCGCTTTGACGACCACCGGTGCTACGGTGATTGTTGGTCTGGATGAGCTACCTAAAGCGATCTTGTTTTATCGCCAGCTACTTCAGTGGTTTGGCGGGATGGGGATCATCGTATTAGCGGTGGCCATTTTACCTGTGTTGGGTATCGGTGGTATGCAGCTTTATCGAGCCGAAATCCCGGGTCCGGTAAAAGACACTAAAATGACACCGCGTATTGCCGAGACAGCCAAAGCCCTCTGGTATATCTACTTAAGCTTAACCATTGCGTGTGCGACAGCTTTTTGGTTGGCGGGTATGACACCATTTGATGCGATTAGCCACAGCTTCTCGACCATCGCAATTGGTGGATTTTCAACTCACGACGCGAGTATGGGGTATTTCGATAGTTATGCGATTAACCTTATTACCGTGGTTTTCTTGCTTATATCAGCATGTAACTATACTTTGCACTTTGCGGCATTCTCATCCGGTGGAGTGCATCCTAAATACTACTGGAAAGATCCCGAGTTTCGAGCGTTCATCTTAATACAGGTGATACTGTTTGTTGTTTGTTTCTTATTATTACTTCAGCACAACTCATATACATCAACTTATGATGCGTTTGACCAAGCGCTGTTCCAAACAGTCTCTATCTCAACCACGGCTGGTTTTACCACAACAGGCTTTGCGGATTGGCCATTGTTCTTACCCGTCTTGCTGCTGTTCTCATCTTTTATTGGTGGGTGTGCCGGTTCGACTGGTGGCGGCATGAAAGTAATTCGTATTTTGCTACTTACCTTACAAGGTGCTCGTGAACTAAAGCGTCTGGTTCACCCTCGTGCGGTCTACACCATTAAAGTCGGTGGTAGCGCGCTCCCACAACGAGTCGTTGATGCCGTTTGGGGATTCTTCTCTGCGTATGCGTTGGTGTTTGTTGTGTGTATGTTGGGACTGATAGCGACCGGAATGGATGAACTGAGTGCATTTTCTGCCGTTGCCGCCACCTTGAATAACCTTGGTCCAGGCCTTGGAGAAGTGGCTCTGCATTTTGGTGATGTAAATGACAAAGCAAAATGGGTTCTGATCGTGTCCATGTTGTTTGGTCGTCTAGAAATCTTT belongs to Vibrio sp. STUT-A11 and includes:
- a CDS encoding YigZ family protein, with the translated sequence MNDLPYLIPAQPTQFEDEIKKSVFITYLAHTPSVEAAKAFVEQVKTKHADARHNCWGFVAGRPEDSMKWGFSDDGEPSGTAGKPILAQLSGSGVGEITAVVTRYSGGIKLGTGGLVKAYGGGVQQALRQLQTIEKKITTKLRLALDYGFMPIAQSIMPQFGAVEVDAEYSDQVVLVVEIELREVSGFTQAIINKSGAKAIITPLDGK
- the fadB gene encoding fatty acid oxidation complex subunit alpha FadB — its product is MIYQAETLQVKEIQDGIAELSFCSPKSVNKLDLATLESLDKALDALIAHQGLKGVMLTSDKDAFIVGADITEFLGLFAKTDAELDQWLQFANSIFNKLEDLPVPTISVIKGHALGGGCECVLATDMRIGDKTTSIGLPETKLGIMPGFGGCVRLPRVIGADNAMEIITQGKALRADEALKLGLLDAVVDSDSLHASALQTLTSAINEKLDWQARRKQKTSPLTLSKLESMMSFTMAKGLVAQKAGPHYPAPITSVLTIEEGARFARNEALDVERKHFVKLAKSEEAKSLVGLFLSDQYIKGIAKKAAKSANKDTKRAAVLGAGIMGGGIAYQSALKGVPVLMKDIAQASLDLGMNEASKLLNKRLATGRLDGFKMAGILASITPSLHYAGIENSDVIVEAVVENPKVKSAVLSEVEQNVGEDTVITSNTSTIPINVLAQSLQRPENFCGMHFFNPVHRMPLVEIIRGEKTSDETINRVVAYAAKMGKSPIVVNDCPGFFVNRVLFPYFGGFSMLLRDGADFTQIDKIMERKFGWPMGPAYLLDVVGIDTAHHAQSVMAEGFPERMGKQGRDAIDTLFEANKFGQKNGSGFYSYSVDKKGKPKKTFSEEILPLLADVCADKQDFDEQTIIQRMMIPMINEVVLCLQEGIIATPQEADMALVYGLGFPPFRGGVFRYLDSVGIAEYIETAKQHAELGAMYHVPQMLIDMAAKGETFYGAQQQGSI
- a CDS encoding TrkH family potassium uptake protein, producing MQFRSIIRIVGLLLALFSVTMLAPALVALTYRDGAGVPFVTTFFVLLFCGAVCWFPNRRHKHELKARDGFLIVVLFWTVLGSAGSIPFLIADNPNISVTDAFFESFSALTTTGATVIVGLDELPKAILFYRQLLQWFGGMGIIVLAVAILPVLGIGGMQLYRAEIPGPVKDTKMTPRIAETAKALWYIYLSLTIACATAFWLAGMTPFDAISHSFSTIAIGGFSTHDASMGYFDSYAINLITVVFLLISACNYTLHFAAFSSGGVHPKYYWKDPEFRAFILIQVILFVVCFLLLLQHNSYTSTYDAFDQALFQTVSISTTAGFTTTGFADWPLFLPVLLLFSSFIGGCAGSTGGGMKVIRILLLTLQGARELKRLVHPRAVYTIKVGGSALPQRVVDAVWGFFSAYALVFVVCMLGLIATGMDELSAFSAVAATLNNLGPGLGEVALHFGDVNDKAKWVLIVSMLFGRLEIFTLLILLTPTFWRS
- the fadA gene encoding acetyl-CoA C-acyltransferase FadA; translation: MTNQTRNVVVVDCLRTPMGRSKGGAFRNTRAEDLSAQLMKGILARNPQVNPSEIEDIYWGCVQQTLEQGFNVARNAALLAGLPIEISAVTVNRLCGSSMQALHDGTRAIMTGDAEICLIGGVEHMGHVPMNHGVDFHPGMAKNVAKAAGMMGLTAEMLGKLHGISREQQDEFAARSHARAHAATLEGRFKNEILPIEGHAADGTLFTLDYDEVIRPETSVEGLSQLRPVFDPANGTVTAGTSSALSDGASAMLIMSEEKANELGLKIRARIKGMAVAGCDPSIMGYGPVPATQKALKRAGLSIEDMDVVELNEAFAAQSLPCAKDLGLLDVMDEKVNLNGGAIALGHPLGCSGSRISTTLINLMEAKDAKYGLATMCIGLGQGIATVFERP
- a CDS encoding LysR family transcriptional regulator, with amino-acid sequence MELEDIYRRDLNLLVALRVLIEESSVSKAATRLNLSQSAMSRVLGRLRDLLGDPLFTRQGQHLIPTQKALEIDRSLGEPLESLRQLLSPIEFDPLHCDQTFTIATTDYAMQTILPFALPRIYQEAPNVSFNFLPLQHDRLSDQLTYEGADLAICRPTGPIAPLRSEILGRVGVLCLLSKQHPLADKEMNLEDYLRHPHAMIAISDGVNALIEQALTDKPQRKMVLRAYHLEAALAIVDTLPIIITVPADLAYLVADRYDLMVKPLPFEFTPFDYSMIWHARCEHSPAQEWLRGIVKEECGRLIAKRIEDMGLG
- a CDS encoding MDR family oxidoreductase, producing MFNALVLNQEDKRTIANIEQIDETQLPEGDVLIDVDYSSLNYKDGLAITGKGKIIRNFPMVPGIDLAGTVVSSEDGRYQAGDKVVLTGWGVGENHWGGMAQRARLKADWLVPLPEGLDSKKAMMVGTAGFTAMLCVQALLDADIKPEAGEILVTGASGGVGSVAVALLAQLGYKVAAVTGRVEQNGPLLEKLGASRIIDRVEFEEPARPLEKQIWAGAVDTVGSKVLAKVLAQMDYNGAVAACGLAGGFDLPTTVMPFILRNVRLQGVDSVMCPTEKRIAAWEKLVEILPDSYFDQACTEVELAEAPKYAEDITNGQVTGRVVIKL
- the tusA gene encoding sulfurtransferase TusA; protein product: MSFNPELATKTLEAEGLRCPEPVMMVRKTIRNMQDGEILLVKADDPSTTRDIPSFCRFMDHELIAAQTEHLPYQYLIKKGLE
- a CDS encoding TMEM165/GDT1 family protein, which produces MSVLAISITTVALAEIGDKTQLLSLLLASRYRKPVPIIAAIFLATIANHALAAWLGVVVADYLSPEVLKWVLVVSFVAMAAWILVPDKLDDDEEISNRGPFIASFIAFFVAEIGDKTQIATSILGAQYADALSWVILGTTIGMLLANVPVVLIGKLSADRIPLDFIRKVTAFLFVLLAIGAAFF